The nucleotide sequence ACCACTGGTCTTGGCTCGATCAGCTCACGACTGCTTTTTCAACGCAGTTGATCATGTCTTGGGTGCTCGTCTCACCTGGAAAGGTGATCACAAGATCTGCTCTGGCGGCAACCGCAACATCATCGCCTCGATCGATCGGCGGTGGGACGGGGCGATCACTACTGCACAGGTCGAGGTCGATCGAGCCACCACCGATTTAGCCATAGTTACTGCTGATCTGCTCTCCACCACGCCCTCAGCACTTGCCAACAAATTGACCGGTCTCTCAGTACGTCGACTCTCGACAATTGTTCGTGCTACTGCGAACACCCATGCCGCGTCCTGAGGACGGATGGTACAACGCAACTGACCGCCTTCCAACGTGATGGCGCATAAATGAGAGGACCGAGCGTGGAGCCCACGAGAGACTAGGGAGGTATCACCATCGCATCAAAACCCACGGATGCACAACGGGCGATCCTGCAGGAGGATGCAAGAGCTGACAACTGCGCGATACATGGGGCACTCATCGTCACAGAGCGTCGCGTCGCTGCGAGGGGATCCCGGGAGACCACCATTGCCGCGCCAGACAAGGCGGTAGCTCGGGCCACGAGCATCTACCACTCGGCGACCGAGGAACTCGTCTCGCAGATCGGCGAGGAGACTACTGCTGAACTCGTGAGGGCTGATGCCAGTTCCGTTGTACAGTACGCGACGCGCTGACGATTGAACGAGTCTGGGGATCGTATAGATCGGTGAGCCATCTGTCAGGGATTGCTTGGAGGCGTGGCAAGTTCTTCAAATCTCCCCGGCTCGAAGGCGACATCCAGGCAGAGCCGGGGAGACTCGGTCAACCAGATGACCCTCATCGGGCGCATCGTCGCCACTTCAGGGCTGTGAGAGACCGCATCCGACGAGTCCTTTGCGACGGTCCGGGTCACCTCCAACAGCACGGGCCACGTCGAGTTCTACGACAGGTTCCTCCGGAGTTCGCTGGCCAACTTCGCATGCCAGTACCATGATAAGGGGCGCGTCCGTGGCATTGAAGGCAAGCTTCTGGCTCGCCAGTGACAGCTCACCGACTGCAGCAGCACCCGATGCACTGTCGCTCACTCGAATCGGCTCCAGGCGCTCTCCCCGAAGAGAGCGCCCCGGCAGCGTAACGCCCTCCGTCATGCGCGGCCCATTGTCTCCAGGAACGTCAGGGGGCTCATCACCACAAGTCCCAGACGCTGCACCGCGGTGAGATCCGGGTGCCCCGATACCAGCACATCAGCTCCTGCTGCCTCCGCCAGGAGGACGAGGAAGTCATCATCGGGATCACCGGTGATGGGGTCATCCTCTTCCGGAGGATCGTCCACGATGACTGCCAACTCTCGGATTGTAGTCACGAACAGGTGTGCGTCCTCGATACTCAGATACCGCCGGAATTTCGGGCGGCAAAGCACGTCTGCCAGCTCTGCGAGTAGCAACGGCGAGGCAACGAGCTGAAATCGCCCAGCCATTGCTCCAAGGAGCAAGCGGGCGGACACGCCCTCGCGCGACGTGACGGCCGCCACGAAGACATTCGTGTCAAGGACAATGCGGCGCGGCTCACTCACCGCTCACCGTTCGTGCCCGCCGCTCTCGACGGACCGCACGCACCTCGGTCACTGCCTCAGCGAGTGCTGCATCCTCGTCAAGGTCGCTCGTATACCCCACACGCTCCAGCAGCTCTCTGAGCCCATCCCACGCCGCATCCGCGTGGCCGCTTCGAAGATATGACCGCAGCGCGTCCTCGATGACAGCACTCTCGGACCGGTTGGAGGTGAGCGCAGCAGCCTTCGTCGCCGTGAGTACGTCCGGATCGAGGTAGATAGTCGTCTTCTTCTTTGCCATATCTTAAGTCTACCATTACTACGTTATGACGTCATAACGGCACCATGACGTCCACTCGTAGGAGTGTGGGGTCGAGCATGTCCCAGGATCACACGGGGCTGCACGGCTTCAAGGCGCTGCGCTCAGGTACTCGCGGAGGACTCCGTCCTCGTTCCTTAACTCCGTCCTCCTTCTTTGACCCCGCACCTAGTGCATCTTTCGATCCCCACCCCAGAACTCCCAGTTCAGGGGGTTGATCGTTCCGGGTAGGGCAATCCCGGTAGGGACCGCCCTTACAGGCGGCCCCCCGGACAGATCCCATCGTGGGCGACTACCGCAATGGGCTCTGCGCCTTGGGTCCTGGCAGCGAAGCGCACGCTTGGGTGGGGATGCACAATGCTCGCAGGGGGCAACCATCGATCGGAGATCCGGCTAAAACGTTCCCAGGTCATTCAGCTGCGCTGGCTTCGACGCCGAAGCGTCTCTCGCCAGAGTCGTATCACCTGGTCACGAAAGGCCGATACCGCGTCGATGCTGCCTGGCACTGCGTAGTAGTTGATGTGTCCCCTCAATACGCTCGCCAGCCATTGCCTCTGCTCGGGGATGGAGCGATGTCTGCGTCGTCGAAGCTCGGTCTTTGCCTGCTTCAACTTCGCCAGCAGTAGCTTTGCGATGGTGACGCGCCGGAGCCAGAAACGCCCGTCCCTAGTCCTTCCACAGATGTGGGTAAAGCCTAGGAAGTCAAAGGTCTCTGGCTTCTTGAGGCCGCGCTCTCTCCGGTTCGACGCCGCAAAGCGACCGAACTCGATGAGGCGGGTCTTGTCCGGGTGCAGTTCCAAGTTGAACTTCGCGAATCGCTCACGAAGATCATGAAGGAACTGCCTTGCATCACCAAGGTTCTGGAATCCGACCACGAAGTCATCGGCAAACCTCGAGACGATCATGTCGCCTCGTGCGTGTCTCTGCCTCCACTGTCGGACCCAGCGGTCAAAGACATAGTGAAGGTACATGTTGGCGGAGAGCGGTGAAACCGATGCACCCTGTGCTGATCTGACCACTTCCCATCCTCGATGACTCCTGCGGCCAACCACTTGTCGATGAGTCGCAGGATCCTTTTGTCCCCAATGCGATGCTGTAAGAAACTTCCTCAACCACGTCCGATCCAACGTGGAGAAGAAGTCGCTGATATCAGCGTCGAGCACCGGGGTTCACCTTTCTTTCCGAGATCCCGACACTGAGTGCATCCAACGCATGATGCGGGCTGCGCCCTGGTCGGAATCCGAGAAAGTCCTCCTCGTAGATGGCGTTCAATACCTCCACCACCGCACGTTGGACGATCTTGTCCTCCAGCGTTGCGATGCCGAGCGAGCGTTGTCGCCCGTGGCGGTTTCGGTATGTATACCCTCCGCGAGGGGCTTGCCCGGTAAGCACCGCTGTGGACTCTTTGGGAGAAGATCTTCGAGGTTCTGCCTCAGATTCTCTTCGTAGGAGTGCCATGTCACCCTATCGATTCCTGGTTAATCGCCCGATAGGCGACCTCTAGGCGGTCCAGGTCGATGTGGTGCAACAGTGGGGTGAACTTTGCATCCTTATCCTTTCTTGCTACTTCGCGCACACGATCGCACCCGTTTGACACACCTTGTGCGGCACTGGGTCCGGGGCGTGTTAGGTTGGTCGTGTTCCCCTTCCCTCCACCACCTCCGCAACCGGTCCCCCGGTTTTGTTCGGTAGCTTCGTAGGTAATATTAGAGTTGTCTGACTTCCCGCACTCGTTCATCTGGAGGCGTACGACCTTGGTCTTCCCTTAAGCGGCCCGTCTGGTGATCAACCCAACGGGCAAGTGCGGGACCTCCCGGTTCCAGCGCTCAGAGGTTTGCGTGCATGCCATGGTTCTTAAGACCGCGCGGGGCCCACCAACAACTCGCGATAGCGCTGCTGGTGATGTTGCCTTCCGATCTCATAGACGACGTCGGCACCCCGGACTCCGTGATTACGCGGCTCAATAGCCCGGCCTGCACGTGCCCCTGTCAACGCTTCGCCAACGCCCTCACGAACGTGGACGTATGACTCGGGGTCATCGTGGTTCGCTAAACCTTCGATGTAGAGCTCTTTCATCTCCTCCTTGCCGGTTTATCCCGGCGCTCCTATGACCCGATCGAATCCCAGCAAAGGCCAGTGCACATGCAAGGTAACTCTTGCCATTATGTGGAGCTCTACATAATGGCAATTATGTGGAGCTAGGAGTTATGGTGAGTTGTCACCTATTCTCCCTGTCCATCGATGCTCTCTGACGTGCATTACTCACCATAACGCCTCACAATGGGAACGAGCCACCTGGCTCATCAATCCCATAAGGAGGCTATGTTATGTCCGAATCCATCCCGATTCCCGAATTGGTGGACCGCGTGTTAGCGGAGTTGCAGAGACTCCACTATATGGAAAGTACCCAAAACGA is from Ferrimicrobium sp. and encodes:
- a CDS encoding putative toxin-antitoxin system toxin component, PIN family; translation: MSEPRRIVLDTNVFVAAVTSREGVSARLLLGAMAGRFQLVASPLLLAELADVLCRPKFRRYLSIEDAHLFVTTIRELAVIVDDPPEEDDPITGDPDDDFLVLLAEAAGADVLVSGHPDLTAVQRLGLVVMSPLTFLETMGRA
- a CDS encoding CopG family transcriptional regulator, which gives rise to MAKKKTTIYLDPDVLTATKAAALTSNRSESAVIEDALRSYLRSGHADAAWDGLRELLERVGYTSDLDEDAALAEAVTEVRAVRRERRARTVSGE
- a CDS encoding reverse transcriptase domain-containing protein yields the protein MLDADISDFFSTLDRTWLRKFLTASHWGQKDPATHRQVVGRRSHRGWEVVRSAQGASVSPLSANMYLHYVFDRWVRQWRQRHARGDMIVSRFADDFVVGFQNLGDARQFLHDLRERFAKFNLELHPDKTRLIEFGRFAASNRRERGLKKPETFDFLGFTHICGRTRDGRFWLRRVTIAKLLLAKLKQAKTELRRRRHRSIPEQRQWLASVLRGHINYYAVPGSIDAVSAFRDQVIRLWRETLRRRSQRS